One genomic region from Streptomyces sp. NBC_00582 encodes:
- the ehuA gene encoding ectoine/hydroxyectoine ABC transporter ATP-binding protein EhuA, with protein MSVDTTPTPKKQQTTELIRLEQVTKRFGDHTVLDRLDFSVEPGRHVTLIGPSGSGKTTILRLLMTLTRPDEGTITVGGQRLFPAPPKQVREVRKQIGMVFQQFNLFPNMSVLRNVTEAPVTVLGLSRDEAEARARELLELVGLADKCDARPSRLSGGQQQRVAIARALAMRPQILLLDEVTSALDPELVAGVLDVLRDIASTTDITMLCVTHEMNFARDISDQVLMFDKGRVVEAGPPEKIFSAPEEERTREFLSAVL; from the coding sequence TTGTCCGTTGACACCACCCCCACCCCGAAGAAGCAGCAGACCACCGAGCTGATCCGGCTGGAGCAGGTCACCAAGCGGTTCGGCGACCACACCGTCCTCGACCGTCTGGACTTCTCCGTCGAGCCGGGCCGGCACGTCACCCTGATCGGGCCCTCCGGCTCCGGCAAGACCACCATCCTGCGGCTGCTGATGACCCTGACCAGGCCCGACGAGGGCACGATCACCGTCGGCGGGCAGCGGCTGTTCCCGGCGCCGCCGAAGCAGGTGCGGGAGGTCCGCAAGCAGATCGGGATGGTGTTCCAGCAGTTCAACCTGTTCCCGAACATGAGCGTGCTCAGGAACGTCACCGAGGCGCCGGTGACCGTGCTCGGTCTGTCGAGGGACGAGGCGGAGGCGCGGGCGCGCGAGCTGCTGGAGCTGGTGGGGCTGGCCGACAAGTGCGACGCCAGGCCGTCGCGGCTGTCGGGCGGGCAGCAGCAGCGGGTGGCGATCGCGCGGGCGCTGGCGATGCGGCCGCAGATCCTGCTCCTGGACGAGGTGACCTCCGCGCTCGATCCCGAACTGGTCGCCGGGGTCCTCGACGTCCTCAGGGACATCGCCAGCACCACCGACATCACCATGCTCTGTGTGACCCATGAGATGAACTTCGCCCGGGACATCTCCGATCAGGTACTGATGTTCGACAAGGGGCGGGTCGTCGAGGCGGGTCCGCCGGAGAAGATCTTCAGCGCGCCGGAGGAGGAGCGGACCCGGGAGTTCCTGAGCGCGGTGCTGTAA
- the ehuB gene encoding ectoine/hydroxyectoine ABC transporter substrate-binding protein EhuB, translating into MAPPNRPSTHHDNPTRRSLLAGVAALGALGATGCSRVATASTTDGGDLLDRLRAAGVVRLGIAGEIPFGYIDTDGHLTGEAPELAKVIFKRLGVDEVQPVPTEFGSLIPGLNAQQFDVVAAGMYVTPERCAQVLFADPEYQMLDSFVVRKGNPKGLRDYRDVVEKKAKFATGTGYAQIQHAVAAGYEESDILIVPDQVAGLNAVEAGRADVFAGTAVASRDAVKRSRKAEATRPFAPVVDGKPRADGGAFAFRLPETRLRDAFNTELHRLRRSGELARVLRPFGFTKAEMTDLTAKELCGG; encoded by the coding sequence ATGGCTCCACCGAACAGACCATCCACACACCACGACAACCCCACCCGTCGGTCGCTGCTCGCGGGGGTGGCGGCGCTCGGCGCGCTGGGCGCCACGGGCTGTTCGCGCGTGGCCACCGCGTCCACGACGGACGGCGGCGACCTCCTCGACCGGCTCCGCGCCGCGGGGGTGGTACGGCTCGGCATCGCGGGCGAGATCCCCTTCGGGTACATCGACACGGACGGGCACCTCACCGGGGAGGCCCCCGAGCTGGCGAAGGTGATCTTCAAGCGGCTCGGCGTGGACGAGGTGCAGCCCGTGCCGACCGAGTTCGGGTCGCTGATACCCGGGCTGAACGCGCAGCAGTTCGACGTCGTGGCCGCCGGGATGTACGTCACCCCCGAACGCTGCGCGCAGGTCCTGTTCGCCGACCCGGAGTACCAGATGCTGGACTCGTTCGTCGTGCGCAAGGGCAACCCGAAGGGGCTGCGCGACTACCGGGACGTCGTCGAGAAGAAGGCGAAGTTCGCCACCGGCACCGGGTACGCGCAGATCCAGCACGCGGTGGCGGCGGGCTACGAGGAGAGCGACATCCTGATCGTGCCCGACCAGGTCGCCGGCCTGAACGCCGTGGAGGCCGGGCGGGCCGACGTGTTCGCCGGTACGGCGGTCGCCTCCCGTGACGCGGTGAAGAGGTCCCGCAAGGCGGAGGCGACCAGGCCCTTCGCGCCCGTCGTCGACGGCAAGCCGCGTGCGGACGGGGGTGCCTTCGCCTTCCGGCTCCCCGAGACCCGGCTGCGGGACGCCTTCAACACCGAGCTGCACCGGCTCAGGAGGAGCGGCGAACTGGCCCGTGTCCTGCGGCCCTTCGGGTTCACGAAGGCCGAGATGACGGACCTGACCGCGAAGGAGCTCTGCGGCGGATGA
- a CDS encoding glycoside hydrolase family 6 protein, whose product MYGWRAAAALLGAALLLTGCSPGDDGDAFSGTGVTTAEPPHPGQEPMPPADPFWVDPDTSAARRLAAYERAGGAAEAAAIRAIAEQPTGHWLGGEDPEGSARAVTEAAERAGRVPLLVLYNIPHRDCGQYSRGGAADGAAYRAWIAAVARGVADRPALVVLEPDALLHLVDGCTPAALREERLGLLADAVTTLTSLRNTTVYLDAGNAGRGRTDEIDRALLRAGVARADGFAVNVSNFYSTEDSLAYGKRLSAQVGGKHFVIDTSRNGNGPYREGDPAERWCNPPGRALGATPTTRTADPLVDAYLWVKHPGESDGECRGGPKAGEWWTAYALDLTR is encoded by the coding sequence ATGTACGGCTGGAGGGCTGCCGCCGCTCTGCTCGGAGCGGCGCTGCTGCTCACGGGATGCAGCCCGGGCGACGACGGCGACGCCTTCTCCGGGACCGGGGTGACCACGGCCGAACCGCCCCACCCCGGTCAGGAACCCATGCCCCCCGCCGACCCCTTCTGGGTCGACCCCGACACGTCCGCGGCCCGTCGGCTCGCCGCGTACGAGAGGGCGGGCGGCGCGGCCGAGGCGGCGGCGATCCGCGCGATCGCCGAGCAGCCGACCGGGCACTGGCTCGGCGGGGAGGACCCGGAGGGGTCGGCCCGCGCCGTCACCGAGGCCGCCGAGCGGGCGGGCCGCGTCCCGCTCCTCGTCCTCTACAACATCCCGCACCGCGACTGCGGCCAGTACTCCCGGGGCGGCGCGGCCGACGGCGCCGCCTACCGCGCCTGGATCGCCGCGGTGGCCCGGGGCGTCGCCGACCGCCCGGCGCTCGTCGTCCTGGAACCCGACGCCCTCCTCCACCTCGTCGACGGCTGCACCCCGGCCGCCCTGCGCGAGGAGCGCCTCGGCCTGCTGGCGGACGCGGTCACCACCCTCACCTCCCTGCGGAACACCACGGTCTACCTGGACGCGGGCAACGCGGGCCGGGGCCGGACCGACGAGATCGACCGGGCCCTGCTGCGGGCGGGCGTGGCCCGTGCCGACGGCTTCGCGGTGAACGTCTCCAACTTCTACTCCACCGAGGACTCCCTGGCGTACGGCAAGCGGCTCTCCGCCCAGGTCGGCGGCAAGCACTTCGTCATCGACACCAGCCGCAACGGCAACGGCCCCTACCGCGAGGGCGACCCGGCGGAACGCTGGTGCAACCCCCCGGGCCGCGCCCTGGGGGCCACTCCGACGACCCGCACGGCCGACCCCCTCGTGGACGCCTACCTGTGGGTGAAGCACCCGGGCGAGTCGGACGGCGAGTGCAGGGGAGGCCCGAAGGCGGGGGAGTGGTGGACGGCGTACGCGCTGGATCTGACCCGCTGA
- a CDS encoding D-2-hydroxyacid dehydrogenase, which translates to MAAVPTLLVLDAEPLPRLGRLTGRVRILHADGSTLGGLLPRADVLLVWDTASDAVRAAWPGAGPRPRWVHTASADVERVLSPELAASGTVLTNARGVFEEPVAEYVAALVLAMAKDLPRTGELQTRGEWRPRESRRVAGSRAVVVGSGPVGRAITRVLKALGVTTALVGRVPHTGIHGPDDLDRLLARADWVIAAAPLTERTHGMFDTRRFGVMQPSARFLNVGRGGLVVEEALVRALRSRWIAGAALDVFGTEPLPPDSPLWRVPGLLVSPHMAGATVGRHDELGAQFVELFERWAAGRPLRNVVDKARGYVPGR; encoded by the coding sequence ATGGCCGCCGTTCCCACGCTCCTCGTCCTCGACGCCGAGCCTCTCCCCCGCCTCGGCCGTCTCACGGGCCGGGTACGCATCCTGCACGCCGACGGATCCACCCTCGGCGGCCTCCTGCCGCGGGCCGACGTCCTGCTGGTGTGGGACACCGCCTCGGACGCGGTGCGCGCGGCCTGGCCCGGCGCGGGGCCGAGGCCGCGCTGGGTGCACACGGCGAGCGCGGACGTGGAGCGTGTGCTCTCCCCGGAACTGGCCGCCTCCGGCACGGTGCTGACGAACGCGCGCGGCGTCTTCGAGGAACCGGTCGCCGAGTACGTCGCCGCGCTGGTCCTGGCGATGGCGAAGGACCTGCCGCGCACCGGGGAGCTGCAGACGCGCGGCGAGTGGCGGCCCCGGGAGAGCCGGCGGGTGGCCGGCAGCCGGGCCGTGGTCGTCGGCTCGGGCCCGGTCGGCCGGGCGATCACCCGTGTCCTCAAGGCCCTCGGCGTCACCACCGCGCTCGTCGGCCGGGTCCCGCACACCGGCATCCACGGCCCCGACGACCTGGACCGGCTTCTCGCCCGCGCCGACTGGGTGATCGCGGCGGCCCCGCTCACCGAGCGGACCCACGGCATGTTCGACACCCGCCGGTTCGGCGTGATGCAGCCCTCCGCCCGTTTCCTGAACGTGGGCCGCGGTGGTCTGGTCGTCGAGGAGGCACTCGTACGGGCCCTGCGCAGCCGCTGGATCGCGGGCGCTGCCCTGGATGTGTTCGGCACCGAACCGCTCCCGCCCGACAGCCCGTTGTGGCGGGTCCCGGGTCTGCTGGTGTCCCCGCACATGGCCGGCGCGACGGTCGGCCGGCACGACGAGCTGGGTGCGCAGTTCGTGGAGTTGTTCGAGCGGTGGGCGGCGGGCCGGCCGCTGCGGAACGTGGTCGACAAGGCGCGCGGATACGTCCCCGGCCGCTGA
- the ehuC gene encoding ectoine/hydroxyectoine ABC transporter permease subunit EhuC codes for MTSGLWELVLKGVWTTVQLLVFSAALGAVVAFAVGIARTHRLWIVRFLAGCYTEVFRGTSALVMIFWVFFVLPPAFGWQLVPMWAGTLALGLTYGAYGAEIVRGALGAVDPAQKEGGVALGFTPGQRLRKILLPQAVPEMIPPFSNLLIELLKGTALVSVMGMGDLAFSGNLVRLALQESAEIYTYVLLIYFLVAFLLTRLMRGLEHRLKAGLR; via the coding sequence ATGACGTCGGGACTGTGGGAACTCGTCCTCAAGGGGGTCTGGACCACCGTCCAGCTCCTCGTGTTCAGCGCGGCGCTCGGAGCCGTCGTGGCCTTCGCCGTCGGGATCGCGCGCACCCACCGGCTGTGGATCGTCCGCTTCCTCGCGGGCTGCTACACCGAGGTGTTCCGGGGGACCTCTGCGCTGGTGATGATCTTCTGGGTGTTCTTCGTGCTGCCGCCCGCCTTCGGCTGGCAACTGGTGCCGATGTGGGCGGGGACGCTGGCGCTCGGGCTGACCTACGGGGCGTACGGCGCGGAGATCGTGCGCGGGGCGCTCGGCGCGGTCGACCCGGCGCAGAAGGAGGGCGGAGTCGCGCTCGGGTTCACGCCCGGACAGCGGTTGCGCAAGATCCTGCTGCCGCAGGCGGTGCCGGAGATGATCCCGCCGTTCAGCAACCTGCTGATCGAGCTGCTGAAGGGCACCGCCCTGGTGTCGGTCATGGGCATGGGCGATCTGGCGTTCAGCGGGAACCTGGTCCGCCTCGCGCTCCAGGAGAGCGCGGAGATCTACACGTACGTCCTGCTCATCTACTTCCTCGTCGCGTTCCTGCTGACGCGGCTGATGCGAGGTCTTGAGCACCGGCTGAAGGCGGGGCTGCGATGA
- a CDS encoding maleate cis-trans isomerase family protein: MTALGFLHPGHSADDDYPRIEQLLGSDIRVDLVRADSGEDVGRADASLRLGAPHRLAAGVEQLRLSGAEAIVWASTSGSFGYGWEGAHEQVRTLATAAGMPASSTSFAFVHAARELGAARVAVAATYPAEVAGPFAGFLRAGGLEVTAVHAAGATAEQAGAWGEAEVLALARAADASGAEALLLPDTALHTVACLPALERELGTPVLTANQVTVWEGLRLTARRVNAPGLGALFRREPIVQA, translated from the coding sequence ATGACCGCACTCGGATTCCTCCACCCGGGCCACTCGGCCGACGACGACTACCCCCGTATCGAGCAGCTCCTCGGCAGCGACATCCGGGTGGACCTCGTCCGCGCGGATTCCGGCGAGGACGTGGGGCGGGCGGACGCCTCCCTGCGCCTGGGCGCACCCCACCGGCTGGCGGCGGGCGTCGAGCAGTTGCGGCTGTCGGGGGCGGAGGCGATCGTCTGGGCCTCCACGAGCGGCAGCTTCGGATACGGCTGGGAGGGCGCCCACGAACAGGTGCGCACCCTCGCGACCGCCGCCGGCATGCCCGCCTCCTCCACCTCCTTCGCCTTCGTGCACGCGGCCCGGGAACTGGGGGCCGCCCGGGTCGCCGTGGCGGCGACCTACCCGGCGGAGGTAGCCGGTCCGTTCGCCGGGTTCCTGCGGGCGGGCGGCCTGGAGGTGACCGCGGTGCACGCCGCCGGGGCCACCGCGGAGCAGGCCGGCGCCTGGGGCGAGGCGGAGGTGCTGGCACTCGCGCGGGCGGCCGACGCGTCGGGCGCCGAGGCGCTCCTGCTGCCCGACACCGCCCTGCACACCGTCGCCTGCCTCCCGGCCCTGGAGCGGGAACTCGGCACACCCGTCCTCACCGCCAACCAGGTGACGGTCTGGGAGGGGCTGCGGCTCACGGCCCGCCGGGTGAACGCGCCGGGGCTGGGGGCGCTGTTCCGGCGGGAGCCGATCGTGCAGGCGTGA
- a CDS encoding IclR family transcriptional regulator, whose product MALKHEPTAPYHSAQDALRVLETVARHSTGVTDAELGRQTGLGTERLTALLRMLRREGYVEQVADGAYVTGDALTRLGSAHGHQQALREQLQRTLDRLRDSIGAAVYVSRYVDGEVTIAQYADSPATPAVHEWFDFRSSAHATALGKSLLGQLDHNGRRDHLSRHKMARLTSRTITSDRLLLSRLESQPPTVPHLDLQEYAVGTVCAAVPITAGSSVGCLALSLPVAHAHRLRQAADALNRNAAPVLLSLAI is encoded by the coding sequence GTGGCGCTGAAGCACGAGCCGACCGCGCCGTACCACTCGGCCCAGGACGCCCTGCGCGTCCTGGAGACAGTGGCCCGGCACTCCACCGGTGTCACCGACGCCGAGCTCGGCCGCCAGACCGGCCTGGGCACGGAGCGGCTGACCGCCCTCCTGCGCATGCTGCGCCGCGAGGGGTACGTCGAGCAGGTCGCCGACGGCGCCTATGTCACCGGCGACGCCCTGACCCGCCTCGGCTCCGCCCACGGCCACCAGCAGGCCCTGCGCGAGCAGCTCCAGCGCACCCTCGACCGGCTGCGCGACTCGATCGGCGCCGCCGTCTACGTCAGCCGGTACGTCGACGGCGAGGTCACCATCGCCCAGTACGCCGACAGCCCCGCCACCCCCGCCGTCCACGAGTGGTTCGACTTCCGCTCCTCGGCGCACGCCACCGCGCTCGGCAAGAGCCTGCTGGGCCAGCTCGACCACAACGGCCGGCGGGACCATCTCTCCCGGCACAAGATGGCCCGTCTCACCTCGCGCACCATCACCAGCGACCGGCTCCTGCTGTCCCGTCTGGAGTCCCAGCCGCCCACGGTCCCGCATCTCGACCTCCAGGAGTACGCGGTCGGCACGGTCTGCGCGGCCGTCCCGATCACCGCGGGCTCCTCCGTCGGCTGCCTCGCCCTCTCCCTGCCCGTCGCCCACGCCCACCGCCTGCGCCAAGCGGCCGACGCCCTGAACAGGAACGCGGCACCGGTCCTGCTCTCCCTGGCGATCTAG
- a CDS encoding peptidoglycan-binding protein, which produces METPVFEEFDPASDCDCPGCAHWRRVNPYSPAWGSSPFAGHPAARRTLVVATAAAATLGAGHAVSALAAPQASGRPGVPAGDEPDTPQGGKAPLHGPGGRPAAPEATVRTPATTRAEIIRRAREWVAAQVPYSMSAYWSDGYRQDCSGFVSMAWHLPGNEWTGTLGQYGTRISKEELQPGDILLFHNPADPEKGSHVVIFGGWTDYTRTSYVAYEQTRPTARRQATPYAYWSHSDGYVPYRYKYLVAGSGTGASGQEPAAVAGRSDPPGAPATAYPGASFFGPGADNPYVTELGRLLVARGGVRFYGSGPGPRWSEADRRATRAFQEAQGWRGAAADGMPGPLTWQLLVTGQGREIPPAAPPPTTGAASPPAPAPAFPGRGVFRPGAHNADITRLGRQLVRKGFGKYYAQGPGPSWGEADRRAVEAFQRAQGWRGGAADGYPGPETWRRLFA; this is translated from the coding sequence ATGGAGACTCCGGTATTCGAGGAATTCGATCCCGCGAGTGACTGCGACTGCCCCGGATGCGCGCACTGGCGGCGGGTGAATCCGTATTCCCCCGCGTGGGGGTCCTCCCCATTCGCCGGTCACCCGGCCGCCCGGCGGACCCTGGTCGTCGCCACGGCGGCGGCCGCGACGCTCGGCGCCGGTCATGCCGTATCCGCCCTCGCCGCCCCGCAGGCCTCCGGCCGGCCGGGTGTTCCCGCAGGTGACGAGCCCGACACCCCGCAGGGCGGCAAGGCTCCGCTGCACGGTCCGGGCGGGCGGCCCGCAGCGCCGGAGGCCACCGTGCGGACCCCGGCGACGACCCGTGCGGAGATCATCCGGCGGGCCAGGGAATGGGTCGCGGCCCAGGTGCCGTACAGCATGAGCGCCTACTGGTCCGACGGTTACCGGCAGGACTGCTCGGGCTTCGTCTCGATGGCCTGGCATCTGCCCGGAAACGAGTGGACGGGCACCCTCGGTCAGTACGGGACGCGTATTTCCAAGGAGGAACTCCAGCCCGGCGACATTCTTCTCTTCCATAATCCGGCCGACCCCGAGAAAGGCTCGCACGTCGTCATTTTCGGCGGCTGGACGGACTACACCCGCACCTCCTACGTGGCCTATGAGCAGACCCGTCCGACGGCCCGCCGCCAGGCCACGCCGTACGCCTACTGGAGCCATTCGGACGGCTATGTCCCCTACCGCTACAAGTACCTCGTGGCGGGCTCCGGGACGGGCGCTTCCGGGCAGGAGCCGGCGGCCGTGGCGGGCAGGAGCGACCCCCCGGGCGCACCGGCCACCGCCTACCCCGGCGCGTCGTTCTTCGGGCCGGGGGCCGACAACCCGTACGTCACCGAGCTGGGCCGGCTCCTGGTGGCGCGCGGCGGTGTCCGCTTCTACGGGTCGGGGCCCGGCCCCCGCTGGTCGGAGGCCGATCGCCGGGCCACCCGGGCCTTCCAGGAGGCCCAGGGCTGGCGCGGCGCCGCGGCGGACGGGATGCCCGGTCCGCTGACCTGGCAGCTGCTGGTCACGGGGCAGGGCCGGGAGATCCCGCCCGCCGCACCGCCCCCCACCACCGGTGCGGCGAGTCCGCCCGCCCCCGCCCCGGCCTTCCCGGGCCGGGGCGTGTTCCGCCCCGGCGCGCACAACGCCGACATCACCCGGCTGGGGAGGCAACTCGTGCGGAAAGGGTTCGGCAAGTACTACGCCCAGGGGCCGGGACCGAGCTGGGGCGAGGCGGACCGGCGCGCCGTCGAGGCCTTCCAGCGCGCTCAGGGCTGGCGCGGCGGCGCGGCGGACGGCTACCCGGGCCCGGAGACCTGGCGGCGGCTGTTCGCCTAG
- a CDS encoding DUF3592 domain-containing protein, with amino-acid sequence MDVFFLIVPSIMIAGILFAMYTVISRSRRATRAWGSGLTAEARCLRTYTTTRTGGGEHRRVTTVLHHVYEFTTREGRAVRFEEENGPGTTLEGDIVTVFYPADRPEQATAHPPAHGRLFAESGCLLVFLGVALAFCVAFMIGAQTEASGWSDVAP; translated from the coding sequence GTGGACGTCTTCTTCCTGATCGTCCCGTCGATCATGATCGCGGGCATCCTCTTCGCCATGTACACCGTGATCAGCCGCTCGCGCCGGGCCACCCGGGCCTGGGGCAGCGGGCTGACGGCCGAGGCGCGCTGTCTGCGGACGTACACCACGACCAGGACCGGCGGCGGTGAGCACCGCCGGGTGACGACAGTCCTGCACCACGTCTACGAGTTCACCACCCGCGAGGGCCGGGCGGTCCGGTTCGAGGAGGAGAACGGGCCGGGGACGACCCTCGAAGGGGACATCGTCACCGTCTTCTACCCGGCCGACCGCCCCGAGCAGGCCACGGCCCACCCTCCGGCGCACGGACGGCTCTTCGCGGAGTCCGGCTGTCTGCTGGTCTTCCTCGGGGTGGCGCTCGCGTTCTGCGTCGCCTTCATGATCGGCGCCCAGACGGAGGCCTCCGGCTGGAGCGACGTCGCGCCGTGA
- a CDS encoding lytic polysaccharide monooxygenase auxiliary activity family 9 protein, translating into MRKQTKLYAAVVGLATTGALVLSSGGASGHGYTDLPVSRQKLCQNGTVTDCGDIQWEPQSVEGPKGFPGSGAADGSICSANNTRFAQLDGPRTPSGGAWPTTRVTGGRSYTFRWQFTAMHATTDFKYYVTRQGWNQNHNLARSDLTLTPFLTVPYGGQRPPATLSHSGTLPSGLTGHHVILAVWTIADTGNAFYACSDVTF; encoded by the coding sequence ATGCGCAAACAGACCAAGCTGTACGCCGCCGTGGTCGGACTCGCCACCACCGGAGCCCTGGTGCTCTCGTCCGGCGGCGCGAGTGGCCACGGCTACACCGATCTGCCCGTCAGCCGGCAGAAGCTCTGTCAGAACGGCACGGTCACGGACTGCGGTGACATCCAGTGGGAGCCGCAGAGCGTCGAAGGTCCGAAGGGCTTCCCGGGCTCAGGGGCGGCCGACGGATCGATCTGCTCCGCGAACAACACCCGCTTCGCCCAGCTCGACGGCCCGAGGACCCCCTCGGGCGGGGCGTGGCCGACCACCAGGGTGACCGGCGGTCGGAGCTACACCTTCCGCTGGCAGTTCACCGCGATGCACGCCACCACCGACTTCAAGTACTACGTCACCAGACAGGGCTGGAACCAGAACCACAACCTGGCCCGCTCCGACCTCACCCTCACCCCCTTCCTCACCGTCCCCTACGGCGGTCAACGCCCGCCCGCCACCCTCTCGCACAGCGGCACGCTCCCGTCGGGCCTCACCGGACACCATGTGATCCTCGCCGTCTGGACGATCGCCGACACCGGCAACGCCTTCTACGCCTGCTCCGACGTCACCTTCTGA
- the ehuD gene encoding ectoine/hydroxyectoine ABC transporter permease subunit EhuD translates to MNWDWDAVRDFMPLFWDGTLVTLQALALGSLISFTLGLVWALLMRTPTRWVQWPVGIVTEFVRDTPLLVQLFFLFYVLPEWGLTLSAMTTGVVAIGLHYSTYTMQVYRAGIEAVPAGQWEAATALNLPRGRTWRAVILPQAVRRVVPALGNYVIAMLKDTPMLMAITVLEMLGRARLFSQQQFRFTEPLTVIGVAFIVISALASFLLRTLERRLVR, encoded by the coding sequence ATGAACTGGGACTGGGACGCCGTACGCGACTTCATGCCGCTGTTCTGGGACGGGACCCTCGTCACGCTCCAGGCGCTGGCCCTGGGGTCGCTGATCTCGTTCACGCTGGGGCTGGTGTGGGCGCTGCTGATGCGGACGCCGACCCGCTGGGTGCAGTGGCCCGTCGGGATCGTCACGGAGTTCGTGCGGGACACCCCGCTGCTGGTGCAGCTGTTCTTCCTCTTCTACGTGCTGCCCGAGTGGGGGCTGACCCTGTCCGCGATGACCACCGGGGTCGTGGCGATCGGGCTGCACTACTCGACGTACACCATGCAGGTCTACCGGGCCGGCATCGAGGCGGTGCCCGCCGGGCAGTGGGAGGCGGCGACCGCGCTGAACCTGCCGAGGGGCCGCACCTGGCGTGCGGTGATCCTGCCGCAGGCGGTCCGCCGGGTGGTGCCGGCGCTCGGCAACTACGTGATCGCGATGCTCAAGGACACGCCGATGCTGATGGCGATCACCGTGCTGGAGATGCTCGGCCGGGCGCGGCTCTTCTCCCAGCAGCAGTTCCGGTTCACCGAGCCCCTGACGGTGATCGGCGTGGCCTTCATCGTCATCTCCGCCCTCGCCTCCTTCCTTCTGCGCACCCTGGAGCGACGCCTTGTCCGTTGA
- a CDS encoding SPFH domain-containing protein, with amino-acid sequence MHTTTSHTPEPGTPSDPGTAADVTAEEPGGLAPAEAALSAPTPHPAPSAPTPQPPPSAPSPQSARTPGEPPARGDLGEAVPGRTGRLIHNEATTEIPVHLLFRDEAGPRSVAVGPAVVGSRSAEPPRLRRPVPAKARPVAEVDPALVERSARVLPGAAGVLAGLCGAAGCVAASWWAGVLPPPVEEALRLPAWAGAGLGPAQWAAYAGAGALGLFGFGGLARGRTGRAWVLGLFGRYRGTVRRTGLLWVNPLLLRRQVDVRLRHWRSEPMAAADGSGVALRVVVLVVWRVRDTARATLGVEDHETYLRECVEAALARIPVEPPGAGRGSVEAAGEALTRRVARDAGAIGVEVFSVQPLRIEYAPEVAAAMHRRRIAALDAQHRATVLTSVVDSVEDTVTRLTMRGLVELDDYERKALVKDLTVAFAAGRGEQAP; translated from the coding sequence ATGCACACGACCACTTCTCACACACCCGAACCGGGCACCCCCTCGGACCCGGGCACCGCGGCGGACGTGACCGCCGAGGAGCCGGGCGGGCTCGCACCGGCCGAGGCCGCCCTGTCCGCCCCCACTCCTCACCCGGCCCCGTCCGCCCCCACTCCTCAGCCGCCCCCGTCCGCCCCCTCTCCCCAGTCGGCACGGACGCCCGGCGAGCCACCCGCCCGGGGGGACCTGGGCGAGGCCGTGCCGGGGCGGACCGGGCGGCTGATCCACAACGAGGCGACCACCGAGATCCCGGTCCATCTGCTGTTCCGGGACGAGGCCGGGCCGCGGTCGGTGGCGGTGGGGCCCGCCGTGGTGGGGAGCCGGAGCGCGGAGCCGCCGAGGCTGCGGCGACCGGTGCCGGCGAAGGCCCGGCCGGTGGCCGAGGTCGACCCGGCCCTGGTGGAGCGGTCCGCGCGGGTGCTGCCCGGGGCGGCCGGAGTGCTCGCCGGGCTCTGCGGAGCGGCCGGGTGCGTGGCCGCCTCCTGGTGGGCGGGCGTGCTGCCGCCGCCGGTGGAGGAGGCGCTGCGGCTGCCCGCGTGGGCGGGGGCCGGGCTCGGTCCCGCGCAGTGGGCGGCGTACGCGGGGGCCGGGGCCCTCGGACTGTTCGGGTTCGGGGGGCTGGCCCGGGGAAGGACGGGGCGGGCCTGGGTGCTCGGCCTGTTCGGCCGGTACCGGGGCACGGTCCGCCGCACCGGTCTCCTCTGGGTCAACCCGCTCCTGCTGCGCCGTCAGGTCGACGTACGGCTGCGGCACTGGCGCAGTGAGCCGATGGCGGCGGCCGACGGCAGCGGGGTCGCGCTGCGGGTGGTGGTCCTCGTGGTGTGGCGGGTGCGGGACACCGCGCGGGCCACGCTGGGCGTCGAGGACCACGAGACGTATCTGCGGGAGTGCGTCGAGGCGGCCCTGGCGCGGATCCCGGTGGAGCCGCCGGGCGCGGGCCGGGGGTCGGTCGAGGCGGCGGGGGAGGCGCTGACCCGGCGGGTCGCGCGGGACGCGGGCGCGATCGGCGTGGAGGTGTTCTCGGTGCAGCCGCTGCGCATCGAGTACGCCCCGGAGGTCGCGGCCGCGATGCACCGGCGCCGGATCGCCGCGCTCGACGCCCAGCACCGGGCGACCGTGCTGACGTCGGTGGTGGACTCGGTGGAGGACACGGTGACCCGGCTGACCATGCGGGGCCTGGTGGAACTCGACGACTACGAGCGCAAGGCGCTGGTGAAGGACCTGACGGTGGCGTTCGCCGCGGGGCGCGGGGAACAGGCCCCGTGA